One genomic region from Magallana gigas chromosome 3, xbMagGiga1.1, whole genome shotgun sequence encodes:
- the LOC105346658 gene encoding dol-P-Man:Man(5)GlcNAc(2)-PP-Dol alpha-1,3-mannosyltransferase codes for MAASMWKNMRNFVSRKNLYRLVFDPQLAIFSMFVLLIAELVVNILVIKKIKYTEIDWTAYMQEVEGVVNGTYDYTQLKGDTGPLVYPAGFVYVYLVLYYITSYGHNIRLGQYLFAGLYMLSLIVLFDIYRKTKRVPPYAFIFMCCASYRIHSIYVLRLFNDPVAMFFMYLAVDCFLRDRWGLGCLIYSLGVSIKMNLLLFSPALLMLLMVRLGTLKTIWHLTICAAPQIALAIPFLLENPLGYIVRSFNFGRQFFYVWTVNWRLIPEDIFLNKYFQTALLFSHVAVLILFFMFKWRRLYPDIKFGLWMRESSTALSPNQILLPLFTANLIGMSFSRSLHYQFYVWYFHTLHYLLWSTTQPQIVKLLVLGVIELCWNTYPSTVISSSLLHLCHAFMLLTLWFSPDYTPTDKTVKATKIS; via the exons atgGCAGCCTCCATGTGGAAAAATATGAGAAATTTTGTATCAAGAAAAAATTTGTATCGACTGGTGTTTGATCCCCAGTTGGCAATTTTTTCTATGTTTGTGCTTCTTATTGCTGAGCTGGTTGTTAATATTTTAGTAATCAAGAAAATCAAAT ACACTGAGATAGACTGGACAGCCTACATGCAGGAGGTGGAGGGGGTAGTGAATGGGACATATGATTACACACAGCTGAAGGGAGACACTGGGCCGTTGGT ATATCCGGCAGGTTTTGTGTACGTCTACCTAGTCCTGTACTACATTACTAGTTATGGACATAACATTCGTCTGGGACAGTATTTGTTTGCTGGGCTGTACATGCTGTCACTAATCGTACTGTTTGACATTTACAGGAAAACAAAGAGG GTGCCCCCTTATGCGTTTATCTTTATGTGCTGTGCCTCCTATCGGATCCACTCCATCTATGTACTGAGGCTGTTCAATGATCCAGTGGCCATGTTCTTCATGTACCTGGCTGTTGACTGTTTCCTCAGAGATCGATGGGGGTTAGGATGTCTGATATACAG TCTGGGTGTGTCGATTAAGATGAACCTCCTCCTGTTCAGTCCGGCTCTACTCATGTTACTGATGGTCAGGCTGGGGACGCTCAAGACCATCTGGCATCTTACCATATGTGCAGCTCCTCAG ATTGCCTTGGCCATCCCTTTCTTACTTGAGAACCCCCTGGGGTACATAGTGAGGTCGTTTAACTTTGGACGCCAGTTTTTCTATGTTTGGACTGTTAATTGGAGGTTGATTCCTGAGGATATTTTCCTGAATAAATATTTCCAGACAGCTCTGCTTTTTTCTCATGTTGCTGTCCTCATCttgtttttcatgtttaaaTGGAGAAG ATTGTATCCAGACATCAAATTCGGACTTTGGATGAGGGAGTCTAGTACAGCATTATCACCAAAT CAGATATTACTGCCCCTGTTCACAGCCAATCTGATCGGGATGAGCTTCAGTCGCTCACTACATTACCAGTTCTACGTCTGGTATTTCCATACCCTGCACTATTTACTCTGGTCTACAACCCAGCCCCAAATTGTCAA GCTGTTGGTATTGGGTGTGATTGAGCTGTGTTGGAATACGTATCCTTCCACTGTGATAAGTAGTTCCCTGTTACACCTGTGTCATGCGTTTATGCTGCTTACATTGTGGTTCTCTCCAGACTATACACCAACAGATAAAACTGTTAAGGCTACCAAGATCAGCTGA